In the genome of Danaus plexippus chromosome 18 unlocalized genomic scaffold, MEX_DaPlex mxdp_20, whole genome shotgun sequence, the window CTCATAaactttctaatttaaatatataattaaacagtaCGTAGGAAAATTGGTTACTCCGTATGTTTTGTGTGTTTCATTCATTAGAagctttgatttttataaaacattaagaatTTTGCACTTGActcaaatgatttattttattatatcctcACGAACTTTTTGttgagtaaaattatttcaagtgAAAAAAAGACAATGCAAATAATCATCTCATATTTacactaaattttatttctctacAATGATATCTGAATTTGTTCATTAATTTCCTTGTTTCTGAACAATTATTAGtctaaacattaaattgttttccaGGACGAGTTACGGGAATTGGTCGCAAGGGAACACGAGCTTCTTACACAAAAAGGAAGCCTACTGAACCCGCATCCACCGATATTGGAACATTCTGGACAAAATGTTACAGCAGAAAAACTATGAAGTACATAACCCCTTAACATGTAGACGCTGGAAAGGTATTATAAGTACTAATAAATACCTTTTCTGAcatattattagttaaaatccgcaaataatatttagaataaccgAGtacttagaaataaaatgatggTAGTTAAAAGATTCAATTAACGCAATACAGTTAGgtgttatgttaaatttattataacatttggaTGGATTAAAttgaactttaatttaaaaaaaaataatgtacctACATAGTTTGTGTCATATATGCGACACGCCTGACAATATTATCAACAAGACATCAAAACAtttgttaatgtaaatatttatatagtatgagaacatttatttattattagcgtttttgacttattttatacatgatGGACGCGCATGTCATTTAAATCctggcaatttttttatattgattaggtaattatatatacatatttagttaaattatttatatgtatgtgttaatTAGGTTTGTATGGGccctttaaatttttcatgtttattttttaaatatacagtcatatgtataaaaataaggcACTTGTTAATGTCTACAttctaatcaatattttacctAAACaagttataattgtaatacttTTGGgcccaaaatatataatactatttacttatataaattgtccCCGCTGATACTCAAACCTAtactaaatgtataatttataaaaatatctttttttttaacattaatttatttgtatcttCAAAGTTTTCATTGGGCAAAATATAACcgaaaaatggaataattgGAAAAGATTTCCTTTTAATCTagtcaaaaacaatatataaataggatatatatgtttcacaatgttaaattaaatattcattatttctatttttccattaattccttatatataataacattaatattttgtctatagAAAACTTGGGAGAATATTGTGAGTGAGGTTTTAGCAGCGAGTAAGTCAAAAAGATCACTTAGGAGACaaacatatgaaaattttataataattcataataaaaagaagtatATAGAGACATCATTAACAGTCCTAAAATGACTTACGCCCTTTTAAAACCTCACTGAAAATAGTTAGTTAATAAATGTTagtctataaaatatagcaataaatTAGAGCctaacaatgtttttatgtaaattctaCTATTGATTCATTTAAAGCGTAGTAATACATCGCTTAGGTATTTTGGTGATTTGTAGATAAAATATGcgacatacaaatataatcaaataaaactacatatatttaaatttaatttcagattACAAcctaaactaattaatttctaccaataatcttaatttaatctcaaaacctattgtttcaatatatagaaattatacaatagttatattttccCACATTTCCCATATATTCCCACAATTATTCACACAGAATTATAATGTCCGTTGTGTTTTTGTCAACTCATATTAGGTgcatatataatttgtcatttaattacataaataaaatttttatatatatgacacaacaattataacatatatttttgacattagTAATTGTAACAAGAAGTTTGTATATCAAGAGATTATTGGTTTATATCCAAATAAGATGTGTTTTGTTGGCAAGCAAATTACTATACTAAATTGtcatcatttataaaatccgTTAACAATGGACATAACAATCATCCCGTAACAATTCACTGTTGATTTTTCTGTCattccaataataataaatttgtgaaccgatttttttttttttggaacagAATGTGtcagtgttatttatttttactataaaaaggTTATTTGGTGTTGAATGTTCTTATTTTGgttggtaataaaatatttcgactcgatttgtgtttattatacGGTTCTAGTatggaataatatataaaatctaattaaatttacaagatCAAGTCACTGTGACCAAAATCtatatatcaaaaactaaactttctttaaatgatttaaaaatatatacaagcaATATCACTATTGGCTACTTGAGAAACCAATCTATtttggttttttaatatatatatatatatatatatatataatatatatattattaaatatatatattattactaaatactATATTAGTGACAATCGCTTGTGAGAATTACTCTGTTTATTTTCCCATCGGGATGAAAAGATCGACTTCAACATATGTAATAAAGTTGTTCAGGGTCGCAGCCCCTATGGGTTGTGACGCAACCCCAAAAATcccaattaaaaactaaaaaagtcAGTCTTGCTTTGAATTTCGAATTATTTCGTCATCTTCACTATCATTAGTTTTTTGGAGTTcattttcacttttaattaggcatttttaatatttttaaagtaaacgaggaaataaatatagatgcTAGATAATTGAAAGGTAAACTGGCTAAGAAGAAGCGAGCTTTTCATCCAGGTgggataaatatattatttaatgtgtacTGTGGCAAGcatgaataaatacaaatttgtgttagaaaaaatttaagttatctCATTATAAGCTTATATGgggaaaaaaataactaaataaataataaaaatatgatgaaaatcatttaagtACAGGAGTCGAGGTTAACCACCATTGGagttaataattctataataataatataatatataataatcacatTACATACAgcttcacaaataaaaaaaagaaaacaaagcgaatcatatttttttattacaaagttataaataaacctaCTGAGATACAACTAATctattttaacatacaaatacCATATCAGATCCGAACGTACAATGTTATAGCTGACTGTAAATGTGAAATTagttaaaatctataaaacatTACTAACATAGAACTTATCTGATAATTCATTCCTTAGCATCTGTGATGCCTTCGGTGCTAATGGCAAACATGGCTTCCGTTTCCGGCAGACAGGGGCTGTCATATATCTTGCATACTCTATTATCTCCTCTGCCCTTCCGTAGATAAAGTCTTGTGGTCGATGCGTGAGCTATAATATGGCCCCCGATAGGTTTCTTTGTATCAGCATTGAACACACCAACGGAATCAACCTGTGCCACTACTTGATTTGTTATGATAACAGCTACACCGAACTGgaagaataaaaagaaaattagcaataaatatttaaagctatGCATCATTAAGTTATCTTATCACCTCATCGGCCAATCTGAGTAACATTCTCATAAATCTTCCGAGATGTAATTGTCTTGAATTCAATTCCCCTCTACCAGAATAGTCAGTTCTGTAAAGCGCTGTCGCACTGTCAACTATCAGCAATGAGTATCTGAAATGTGACAATAAAGTGACATATAACATGAAATTTAGCTGCAGATAGtggaaagtttttaaattagtagACTTGTAAACAGATAGTAATGTAGAATACAAGATAATgttctgttataaaaacatatgtctGATTATATGatgtgatatttaattagaaaaacaaGCCCGAAGTAAAACTTCATTTTCTACtaacatttacaaatactttaattttttcataggagaaagaaaaaaaattatgattaaacaTGTCTTTCTACAGCTAGCTCTCTGTCTTCACCAACTTATATCCCTATGTGAGGTTTtacattaagtaaatatatttttttcacatacaAACCTAGATTCAGCCATCATAGCACACGCTTGTACTAAGAGCTGGGTTTGATGATCTGTGTTATAAGCTCTTGCATACGCCACATTATCAAGAACTGCGGCACTTTCCATTCCATATCTCTGAGCCACAGCCAGTAATCGTTCTGGTCTGAACGTTCCTTCAGTGTCTATGTACATACACTTCCCTTCTCCACCAGATTGCTCAATCGGAAGctgaaaataattcataatgaataaaaaatcctAAAATCTGTCAACTTAATTTcacttaaatttgaaattacaaccattttgttaaatttataagctTACACAGTTAAGTTTAGGTCATAGCAGATGTGTATAGTCACTTCTACTTTATTTCgtttcttaaattatacattttaacaattaGAATTTCGATTTTGAGAATGCAAACTGGACAGATATGTAACTTGTATCAGCAAAATCACTTCTTATGAAAggagtaacatattttttaatatatgtaatgtacTAGATaagttgtttaatgtttaatactaTAAGGACACCATCAGCTTATTACtaaaacaactttatatttGACTAGTTTTTGCCTACAACATCAACTACAAGAACTACAGAATTCAACTTggagataaatttataatgcaagttgatatatatacatatatatatgattaaccAGCAGCAACATCAATAGTTTATGTctcaataacaaatacaaatgCTATGCCATTATCCCATGGTAACATGGAATTCCAGAACTGaaaagtttaatcaaaatccATTGAGTAGTTTTTGCATAAAAGATcaacaaaaatcaaaaacattttgcaCATATTTAGTATAACTAAAGAAGTTTTTCCAGGAAGCATATTACCTGACAAGTCACAGCTAAAGTATGACACAACTGTGTTTTTCCTGTCCGAAACTCTCCAAAGATCTCAGTGATTGAGCCTGTTTCTATGCCACCACCAAGTAGTCTATCAAGTTCTTTTGATCCCGTTGTCAACTGTATAATTTCTgccctaaaatataattaaaattcttggtGACAATTAATCCCaactctttatttaatatttatttattctttatgcAGTCAAGTCTTAAGAgtggtttttatttgtttattata includes:
- the LOC116772948 gene encoding DNA repair protein RAD51 homolog 1, producing MATTASAATATIEEDLDECGPQLITKLEGNGITSGDIKKLEEAGYHTVESVAYAPKKWLITIKGISEAKADKILSEASKLVPMGFTTATEFHQKRAEIIQLTTGSKELDRLLGGGIETGSITEIFGEFRTGKTQLCHTLAVTCQLPIEQSGGEGKCMYIDTEGTFRPERLLAVAQRYGMESAAVLDNVAYARAYNTDHQTQLLVQACAMMAESRYSLLIVDSATALYRTDYSGRGELNSRQLHLGRFMRMLLRLADEFGVAVIITNQVVAQVDSVGVFNADTKKPIGGHIIAHASTTRLYLRKGRGDNRVCKIYDSPCLPETEAMFAISTEGITDAKE